The DNA region CGGCCAACCCGTTGAACTCCAGCCCTCCCGCCGGATGCAACCGCGTTTCATTGGCGGCGGATGTTAGGTAATAGGTACGCTCGTCCCAATCCGTGCCATAGGCAATGACAGGCTTCTTTTTCCGAAACTCCAGAATGGCTTCCCGCACTTCCCGGAGGGTGGCATAGCCCGCGATCGGGCCCGTTCCGGCACTGTCGTAAAGATAAAGACCGGTGATTTGGCGGTCTTTGGCCGCCTGGGCCAAGGTGTCTAGCAACACCCTGAGGGGAATGGTTCGAGGGCGATCGCTGAGCCAGCGATCGATCGAGTCCTCTGCCTGGCCCGGCTCATCCCGAATCGCCAGCGACAGATCCAACGCCAACATCGATCGCCCCTTGAGGGCCACTGGCTCCGAGGAGCTGGACAGGGCCGCCAAAAAAGTAATCAAACCAATGAGTCCCAGGAGGCTGCCACCTGCGAAGATCGTGAGGCCAACCAGCGTTCCCAGAATGCTCGCGATTGTTTGTTGTAAAAAACTTTTCATGACGGCTGGCGGTGCAGGGACTAGGGCAGCAGGAACCAAAGCAGCAAGGTTGCGGATCACTGGCAATCCCTGCGAGCTTTTCTATGCTAGACCCAATCCTAGCGATCGCTGCTGGGGCTTGCGCGACAGAGGTTGACGTTGGCCGCTCATGCTGCCCTCTGCTTGCCTGCTTTTGTTCGCCTGTTTCGCCTGCCTTCCGAGATTTCCACCCATGACCAACCCCGACGCTCCGCAATCTAGCGATCCGCAACCCGCCGGTGGCGATGGGGGTTGCGTGACGGCGACTTCGCAACCGTTGGAACCTCCCGTAACCCCTGAGGCAGCTTTACAACAGCTTGTGGCCGGGTTGCCCCTGCCGATCGCCCTGGTGGATGGCCAAGGGAGCTATTGGGCTGCCAGCCCGGCCTGGTTAACGGCGCTATCGCTGCCGGAAGCCACCCCCGGCCAATCGGTCATGACCCTTTGTCCAGAACTGGCCACCCTTTGGCAACCGGCCATTGCCCGAGCCAGTCAGGGGCAAACCATGCGCTCAGAGCAACCCCATTGGCTGCAACGGTCACCCCATCCGGGCCTTTGGTTGGAATGGGAGGTGGCTCCCTGGGGCAATGGCGGCCTTGGGCCGAACGATGCCGGGCACAACCTGGTTTGCATTTCCCTGCGGGTGGTGAGCGATCGGGTGGTGATGGAGCAAGCCTGGAAACAGCTTTTTATCCAATCGGGCAGTTGCCTTTGCACGATCAACAGTCAAGGGGAATTTCAATTTCTCAACGAAACCTGGGATCAGGTTTTGGGCTGGCGGGAAGAGGCGATCGGGCGGCCTTTCACCGATTACGTTCACCCGGACGATCGCACCCGCACCCAGGCGGAAACTCACTTTTCACCCCAAGGAACCCCCACCCGCGTCCTGGAAAATCGCTACCGACGCAAAGACGGAACCTATCGTTGGTTTCGCTGGAATTTCTTTTGGGATCGGGCCCAGGATCTGATCTACGCCGTTGCCCAAGACATCACCGAGCGGCGCGTGCTGCGCTTGGCCCAAGAACAGGCCGACACCGCCTTGCGAGACAACAACGAGCGCTTCCGCACCATGGTGGCCAATGTTCCCGGCGTGATCTATCGTTGTTTGGGCGATCGGGAACGGACATTGCTGTTTGCCAGCGAGGCGATCGAACATCTCACCGGTTACCGATCCGAAACCTTCGTTCAATATCGCAATCGCACCCTGCAAGACCTCACCCACCCCGAAGACCGCGATCGGGTGTGGACGGAAATTCAAGCCGCGATCGCCCAGCAGCAACCCTACCGCGTCGAGTATCGGCTTGGCCACGTCAGCGGCGAACTGCGTTGGGTGGTGGAACAGGGACAACCCAGCTTTAACCACAACCGACAACTGATGTGGCTGGATGGGGTGATTTTTGACGTAACCGATCGCAAAGCCACCGAACAAGCCCTTCAGTCCTCAAAAAAGCGCTGGTCATCCCTGGTGCAACGCATCCCCGTTGCCATCATTGAATGGCTCTCCGATGGGCGCATCATCACCTGGAACCGTGCCGCCACCGAACTCTTCGGCTACACCGCCGAAGACATGATCAATCAACCGTTCGATCGAATCCTGCCCGAAAACGAACAGCCCAAAGTCTATGCCCTGATTGCCGATCTGATGACCGGTCGTGGCGGCAGCCGGTTCCGCAACTACAACCGCACCCGCGACGGCCGCATCATCCTTTGCGAGTGGCAAAACGCCCCCCTTCGCAACGAACAGGGGGACATGATTGGCTGTCTGTCCATTGCCACCGACATCACCGCCCGCATCCTGGCCGAAGATCGCCTGCGCCAAAGCGAAGAACGCTATCGCTGCCTGGTGGAAGCCATGGGCCAAACCCTCTGGCGCACCAACGCCGATGGAGAAGTGACCGAACCCATGCCCCACTGGGCCCACTTCACCGGCCAATCCTTTGCGGACTACTGCGGCCAAGGTTGGTTGATGGCCGTTCACCCCGACGATCGCGGTTACACCCAAGAAGCTTGGCAAACGGCCCGACAACAGCGCCAGCCCTACAAAATTGAGCATCGGTTGCGCCGCGCCGATGGTGAATATCGCCACATGGTGGTGCGGGGTGTGCCCGTCCTGGAAGCCGATGGAACCATTCGCGAGTGGGTGGGGGTGGACACGGACATCACCGAACGCAAACAGGCCGAAATTCGTCTGATGGAACAGGAGCGCACCCTGCGCACCGTGCTGGACACGGCTCCCCTGCTGATTTGGCTCACGGATGCTAAAGGGCGAGTGCAATTGGCCAATCGGCCCCTCTGTCAAACCTTTGGTGTCGAAGAATCCACCCTGCTGGCGGCCAATCACTATCAAGACGTACTGGGAGAAGAGTCCTGCCGCGTTTGTCTGCTGTCCGATCAACGCTGCCTTTCCCTCGGGAAAACGATTCAGGTTGAAGAGCAGTTTCCCAATTCGGCCGGCGAATTGCGTGATTTTGATGTGGTCAAAACGCCCCTGCGAGATCACACGGGCGCAATTACCGGATTGCTGTTGGTGGCGATCGACACCACGGAGCGCAAGCAAATTGAACGGGAACAACAGCGCCTGTTAGCCATTTTGGAGGCGACCACGGACTTTGTGGGAACCACCGACATTCACGGCAACTTAACCTATGTCAACCCCGCTGGTTGCGCCATGTTGGGCTACAGCGCCGGGGAAATTTTGCGCTTGAACATTGCCCAGTTGCTCCACCCTTCAGAGCGAAACCTAATTCAAGAGCAGTTTCCCCAGTTGTTGCAGGAAGGCGTGTGGCAAGGGGAAGGCTTATTTTGCGATCGAGCCGGGAATCCGATTCCCGTGTCCCAAGTGGCTCTGGTGCATTACGGGCGCAATGGACAGGTGGAATATTTGTCCAACGTGGCCCGCAACATTGCAGCCCTGAAGCAGGTGGAACAGGCCCTGCGAGATTCCCAGCACTGTTTGCAACGACAGGTGGAACGGGAGCGGCTGATTAACACCCTGTCAACGGAAATTCGCAAAAGCATTCATGGCTCCAAGGAACAGGTGATTGGGTTTGCCTTGGAGGAAATTCGCCTGGCCTTGGGGGTTGATCTAACGACCTTTGCCCTGTATGACCAACCGGTTCATGATCAAGTGCATCAACCAATTGATCAATTCAATCAGCTCAATCAGTTAGCTCAGCCACTGGAGGATCAGCAACTCGGTGAGCCAATTAATCAACAAACTGACCAGCCAATTGACCAGCAAGCTGACCAGCCGGCCACAGAAACAATATTGGTGACCAATTCAGCAACTGATTCAGCAACTGAAGTGTTGGCAGAGGGGGCTTGGAGCATCGTGGCGGAAGCGAGAGATCCGGCCATTCCCTCGGTGATTGGTACTTACCATGAGTCCCAGTTTGGCTCGTTGCTGGCAGGGCTAACCCGTATGGAGGTGGTGCAAATTGACGATGTGAAGCAACTGCCTTTGCGAGAGCGGCTAACCCTGTCGCGGATGAAGGTTCGATCGCTCCTCATGGTGCCGGTGCGAATTCATGGCTCCCGAATGGCAGTAATTTCTTGCTTGCAGATGTCCCATGAGCATCGATGGCAGCCGGATGAGGTGGCGTTGGTGCAGGCGGTGGTGAATCAGGTGGCGATCGCTAAAAATCAGGCGGATTTGTTTGAGCGAACTGAAATGGCCGCCGCTGAAGCCCGGGCCAAGGCGATCGCCCTGGAGCAAGCATTGCGAGAATTGCGCCTGACCCAAACCAAATTGGTGCAACAGGAAAAAATGTCGAGTTTGGGGCAGTTGGTGGCCGGGGTAGCCCATGAGATTAATAATCCCGTGAACTTTATTTATGGCAACTTAGCTCATACGGAAGATTACAGCAGAGATCTATTGCGATTAGTGGCGTTATATCGCGACTTTTATCCTGATTTAGAACAGCCGATCGCTGACCTCATTGAGGAAATTGATCTGGACTTTTTGATGATTGATCTGCCCAAAATGCTTGATTCGATGAAATTGGGGGCAGAGCGAATTAAGGAAATTGTGCAATCGCTGCGGATTTTCTCACGCATGGATGAGGCGGAAATGAAGGTGGTGAATATCCATGAGGGATTGGATAGCACCCTGACGATTTTGAATGGGCGGATGAAACCGAAGAATAATCGGTTGGGTATTGAGGTAACTCGAGAGTATGGAACATTGCCAGAAATTGAGTGCTACGCGGGGCAGCTCAATCAGGTGTTTATGAATATTTTGGTCAACGCGATTGACACCTTGGAGGAACGAGATCAGCAGCGATCGATGGCGGAAATGCAAGCGAACCCGAGCCGAATTCGGATTATGACGGAACGCCGGGGAGAGCAAGCGATTATTCGGATTCAAGATAATGGTCTGGGAATTCCGCAGGAGGTGCAGCAGCGGCTGTTTGACCCGTTCTATACCACCAAGCCCGTGGGCAAGGGCACGGGGCTGGGATTGTCCATTAGCTACCAAATTGTGACCGAAAAACACGGGGGGACGCTGATTTGCGATTCGACCCCTGGGGCAGGCAGCACGTTTGAAATTACGATTCCACTCTGGCAGCCCAATGCGCCTTCTTGAGGGGCTGGTAGCCAAAACGCTGGGCACTGGGCCTGATGGGGTGATGTGGGCCCCAATCAGCAGCCAAGGAGGAGACGCGAATCAGGAGCCGATCGACTGGTGAGTCTGGGCAGCGGCTGGTAGGGGAGCCGGTGGAAATTGTCCCGATCGCACCTCTTGGCAGTAGGTTTCCGCCGCCGCAATCACCGCTGCTCCCAAATCCGCGTAGGTTTTGGCAAAAGGCGGGGTTTGGTCGCTCAAACCCAACAGGTCGGCGGTCACCAGCACTTGGCCATCGCAGGCATTGCCCGCCCCGATGCCAATGGTGGGAATGGTGAGTTCTCGGGTAATGCGCTCGGCCAGGGTGGCGGGCACATGCTCCAAAACAATGGCAAACGCACCGGCCGCTTCTAGGGCGAGGGCTTCGGCCAGGATCCGATCGCCCTCAGCGGGGCTGCGGCCCTGTTGTCGATAACCCAGTTGATTCACCGATTGGGGGGTGAGGCCCACGTGGCCCATGACGGGAATGCCCGATCGCACCAACCGAGCCACGGTGGCGGCCATTTCGGGATAGCCCCCTTCGAGCTTCACGGCCTGTGCCCCGGTTTCCTTCAGAATCCGACCGGCGGAGGCGATGGCTTCTGCCTCACTGGCTTGGTAGGTCAAGAAGGGTAAATCCACCACCACCAAAGCGCTCTCCACCCCACGGGCAACGGCGGCCGCGTGGTGAATCATTTGGTCGAGGGTCAGGGGCAGGGTGGTTTTGTAGCCCAGAGCCACCATGGCCAGGGAGTCGCCTACCAGCAGCAGATCAACCCCCGCGCGATCGAGCAGACGGGCCCACAGCCAATCCCAGGCCGTGAGAGCCGCGATCGGGCGACCCTGTTGTTTCCATTGCTGTAGCTGTTGAATGCGCAAGGCCAAATTCAGTTCTCCTGTTGCCCGATCGCAACGGTTTGGTTCGCAACCCTGGACATTGCCTGATTCTTGGTCTAGACCGAAATTCTGTGTAGACCGAAATTCTGTGTAGACCGAAATTCAACCACAAAATTCAACCCCAAAGGCCATCAAGCTGATGGATGGGGGAGTTTAGACTTTGCCGGTCGATCGCCCGACTCGCTCTCTAGCGCTTAATTTGCATGAGCGCCCTAGGGCCGGCGACCCATTTGTTGCAAGCGCACCCAAGCACCCAGGCTACAGAGCACCACCACCCCGGCGAATAGTCCCAACGGTGGGCCCGATCGCTGCGGTCGCACCATGGGCTGCAATTCTCCGAAGCCATTGGCCGGAGCGTTGGCGGTGGTGGAATTTTGCTGAAAACGGCGCTCACTATCGGTGGGCAGGAGAGACGGCGCGGGGCTGGGGCTGGCGGTGTTCCCGATCGCCCCTGAAACCTCTGGGTTTTGCCCCACTTGCAACGGAATCACTTCCGCTGGGCGATCCATCTTCAGCAAGCGGACGATCGCCACGCCGCCCACCAGCCAAAACAAAGCCCAAAACACAAATAGCCCAATCAAAACCCGCCCCCGCAACAGGCGTTCCAAAGCGGTCACCACCGTTGGCATTTGGGCCAGCCAGGCCGGTGACGGCCGACGACGACGCGATCGACCGATCGGGGCGAGGGCCGTTGAGGTGGCCCCGGTTCCGTCACTCGATCGTCCGGGCCGACGATGGCGCGATCGCCCGCGATTTCCGAAGGTAGGATTGGGCTGGGCTGAATCCTGGTCGGCGGATCTAGATTGACTAGGTTGATCAGTGGGGTCTAGTCCAGTGCGATCCAGTCCAGCGCGGTCTAGTCCAATGCGACCTATGGAGATCGATCGAGGGCGCTTTGCACCAATGATCGAGCCGCTGCGATCAGGATCGCCGGGCTGGGGCAGCGCCTCTGCTCTGGGTGCTGGTTCAGGCTTTGGGGCCGGTGTGGGCAGCGGTTGGGGCGATCGCGGCAACGGAGCCGATAGCGGCGGTGGCGGCCCATAGCGCGGCAACGGAGCGGGCGCGGCCGGCGGCATCGGGCGCGGCGGCAAGGCAGGCAACTGGGGCGATCCTCGCTTCAGGGCCGCATCAAAAGGATTCGATTCCCCATCCGGTAAAGAAGATGATCGCGATGCTCCAGCCGTCATTTACTGCGCCCCTTGTGCCACGGTATGACGTTCAATTGCTAGCGTTACCAATCGGTGTACTAATTCCGGAAAGGGAATTCCGGTCGCTTCCCACAATTGGGGATACATGCTGGTGGCGGTGAAACCCGGCAGCGTGTTGATCTCGTTCAAAAAGATTTCGCCCGTGGCTTCCACATAGAAAAAATCAACCCGCGCTAACCCAGCACAATCGAGGGCTAAAAAAGCCTCCTTGGCCATGGTTTGCAGGCGATCGACCACCGGGGCGGGCAAGGCTGCCGGAATCACCAAATCCGCCGCCCCGTCGGAATATTTGGTGTCGTAGTCATAAAACTCGCTCTCGAAGGTGATTTCCCCAATCACCGAGGCGATCGGCTGATCATTGCCCAGCACGGCGCACTCCACCTCCCGTGGTTTGCCCCCCGCCGCCGCTTCCACAATGATTCGTCGATCGAAACTGGCTGCACTGTCCAGGGCCGCTTCCAACTCAGCACGCGATCGGGCCTTGGCAATGCCCACGGAGGATCCGAGATTCGCCGGTTTCACAAAGCAGGGATAGCCCAAATCTGCTTCAAGCTGATCGCAAAGCTTCGGAAACACGCAAGGATTTGACCAAACTTCCGATCGAGTCACCAATCGATAGGCCACTTGCGGCAAACCCGCCTGGGCAAACAGCATTTTCATGGCGATCTTGTCCATGCCCGCTGCGGATCCCAGCACCCCCGACCCAACCCAGGGAACCTGCATCAGTTGCAACAGCCCTTGGACTGACCCATCTTCCCCATTAGGCCCGTGCAGCGTCGGAAACCACACATCCACCGTGCTGGCCTCGGGCGGAAATTGCCAGAGCGCCGCGCGATCGACGGGGCGATCGTCACTCGGCAACGGTTGCCCCGACTCCAAAACCCCTTGGGCCACCGCTGGCCCTTGCCAAAGTCCATCCTTTTGCAAATAGAACGGCAACACCTGATAGCGATCGCGATTGCTGTCTGCTTGCAGGGCCCGAGCCGCGGCCGCGGCCGATCGAATCGACACCTCATGCTCGCCCGATCGCCCACCAAACAACAGTCCAATACGCAGGGGATTGCTCATGTTGCCAATCGTTCCATTCACCCAAATCAAGACCCGTTTGCCAGCAATGGTCAACGTAGCTACCAGTTAATCACAGGTTGCTAAGAGTTGTGTCTAGGTTGTGCCTAGCCCGCCATTCCCTGGCCATCCACCCCCAAGGGCATCAGGGCCTGTTGTCAGATCGTCCAAAACCCTGATTCCAACCTTAGTGGATCAGCGAAGACAAGGGGCTTAAGCCCCTTGCTATGGCGGTTGAGGCATCGAAAATCAACCGTTTTCACCTGATTTCAGGAAATAACGACAGGCCTTACCCCCGATCGACCTCTGTGCCAAGATTTTTTAGCGAAATCCTCCAAAAAGCCCGCCTTTCCTAGGTTTGATGTAAATTTTCCTCTATCTTCCCTAGATTTTTACACTTGGCGAGTAAAGTCAAATACAACAACCCTAAACGCATTGCTAAATCTTGGTTTTTGCGGAATCGTCACTGCCCAGTCCGCTTCAATTCATTCACCCAATTCACTTGATTCACTTGATTCACTAATTTACCCAAATTGAATCACTTGAGTTGATTTGAATCGATTGGCATCCATTTGAATCGGTCTATGCTGATGAACCCCACTTGATAAAATTGCTTTGGCTCTAAATCTGGGCAAAAATTCTCGGCAGAAATCATCAGCCAAACAATCTTTGGTTGCTAATCTTTGATTGTCAATCTTTGAATGGTGATTGTGGTCATGAATTGACGAATTTGGATTTCAGATCTGAATTTCAATTTCCTCAAAAAATCCCCGCCTGAATTGCCCCACCGAGCGATCGCCCAAATCATCGCCCCAACCATAGTGACCATTAATCCATAATTTTTCAATTTCTCGAAAATGAAGCTTAATCAAGACTGAAATTAGCCTGAAAAATTGATCCAACTCCGTTGAGCCTTCAGGATCAATTGAGCCAGCTTTTCTCAGTGAAGTTTCATGAGTCATGTTTCCCATTGTGCCAGTCGTGCTTCACTCTCCTTGCAGGACTGATTCTCCATGATCGCCAAGTCTCGTACCGTGCTGCAATCATCCCCTCCACAGGATCCTTGGTCGCGTCCCCAATCGGCTGCCCGAGGAAATTGGTCACGGCGTTTGGCAGACCTCACGATCGGGAAATATCAACGACTCTTGAATCATTTTTCGCGCGATTGGAGTATTGCACGGAAAGTGTGTTGGGCTTCTGGAACAGCAATTTTTACAGCCATTTTGGGAACCAGTGTTGGCCTATTTGTGGGCAACCGCTATGCCGTCCAAACAGTGGCGGAAATTCGGGCTGCTGATATTCGCCAAGAGGAATTAGCGCACTTTGCAGACGACTGGATGGTCATTCTCAATTACCCATTCGAGTCTTTGTACTTGTTGCGATATCCATCACAATTCCAAGATCGCCAACGACAACACCTCGATAAATTGGCGGAGTTGCGCCGAGAGTTGGTGGAATTCTCGGTCACTATGAAAGACAAAGAAGATGGAATCGATGCGGCTCAGTGGCAACAATTAATGAATCGCCTGAATGAGTCGATGCGCCACTATCAGCGCTTTGCTTCTCCCCTGTTACAGTCATTGACCCTTCGGCCGGGATACACGACTCAGGAATATGAGGTGGCCCATCAGACTCTGGTGAATTTTCTGGTGAGCGATTCCTATCGATCGTTCTATTTAGAACTGAACAGCATTCACCAGGAACTTTTGACTGTTGCGGAAAAAGTAGAAGAACAGGAAAATATTGGCACTGACCAACTACAGGAAATTCGACAAATTCAAGCGCTGATTGTGGGTGGCAGTCTGTTCGTGAGTTTGCTGTTGGGAATTTTTCTGTCGTTAATGGCCGGCAAAACGATCACAACACCCCTGTTGGAGCTGACTGAAACAGTTCAAAAAGTTACCACAGAGAACAACTTAAAATTAAGGGCATCGATTACCCAAGAGGATAGAACCACTGCTGATTTATCCATGGCGTTTAATCAATTGGTTGAATGGGCCGATTTATATATGAGCGAGCTACACCAGGCTCAAAGTCGCCTCGTCCATTCGGAAAAAATGTCTAGCCTAGGCAAAATGGTGGCAGGCATTGCCCATGAAATTAATAATCCAGCGGGTTTTGTTTATAGCAATCTCTACCATGCCAAGAACTATGCCCAGGAGTTGCAAGCCCTAGTGGCGCTTTATCAAGAAGCCTATCCCAACCCTCCCCAACATTTGCAAGAGGCGATTCAAGAAAGCGATTTGGAATTCATTCAAGGTGATTTAGATCGCGTGTTTTCTTCGATGGAAGTGGGCACTGGTCGGATTCGCGATATTGTGAAATCCCTGCGAGTGTTTTCGCGGCTGGACGAGGCGGAATTCAAAACAATTGATTTGCATGAGTCGATCGAGAGTGCCCTCACGATTTTGGGCTATCGATTGCGGGAGCAGAATGAACGTCCGGAAATTCAAAT from Limnothrix sp. FACHB-406 includes:
- a CDS encoding PAS domain S-box protein, with product MTNPDAPQSSDPQPAGGDGGCVTATSQPLEPPVTPEAALQQLVAGLPLPIALVDGQGSYWAASPAWLTALSLPEATPGQSVMTLCPELATLWQPAIARASQGQTMRSEQPHWLQRSPHPGLWLEWEVAPWGNGGLGPNDAGHNLVCISLRVVSDRVVMEQAWKQLFIQSGSCLCTINSQGEFQFLNETWDQVLGWREEAIGRPFTDYVHPDDRTRTQAETHFSPQGTPTRVLENRYRRKDGTYRWFRWNFFWDRAQDLIYAVAQDITERRVLRLAQEQADTALRDNNERFRTMVANVPGVIYRCLGDRERTLLFASEAIEHLTGYRSETFVQYRNRTLQDLTHPEDRDRVWTEIQAAIAQQQPYRVEYRLGHVSGELRWVVEQGQPSFNHNRQLMWLDGVIFDVTDRKATEQALQSSKKRWSSLVQRIPVAIIEWLSDGRIITWNRAATELFGYTAEDMINQPFDRILPENEQPKVYALIADLMTGRGGSRFRNYNRTRDGRIILCEWQNAPLRNEQGDMIGCLSIATDITARILAEDRLRQSEERYRCLVEAMGQTLWRTNADGEVTEPMPHWAHFTGQSFADYCGQGWLMAVHPDDRGYTQEAWQTARQQRQPYKIEHRLRRADGEYRHMVVRGVPVLEADGTIREWVGVDTDITERKQAEIRLMEQERTLRTVLDTAPLLIWLTDAKGRVQLANRPLCQTFGVEESTLLAANHYQDVLGEESCRVCLLSDQRCLSLGKTIQVEEQFPNSAGELRDFDVVKTPLRDHTGAITGLLLVAIDTTERKQIEREQQRLLAILEATTDFVGTTDIHGNLTYVNPAGCAMLGYSAGEILRLNIAQLLHPSERNLIQEQFPQLLQEGVWQGEGLFCDRAGNPIPVSQVALVHYGRNGQVEYLSNVARNIAALKQVEQALRDSQHCLQRQVERERLINTLSTEIRKSIHGSKEQVIGFALEEIRLALGVDLTTFALYDQPVHDQVHQPIDQFNQLNQLAQPLEDQQLGEPINQQTDQPIDQQADQPATETILVTNSATDSATEVLAEGAWSIVAEARDPAIPSVIGTYHESQFGSLLAGLTRMEVVQIDDVKQLPLRERLTLSRMKVRSLLMVPVRIHGSRMAVISCLQMSHEHRWQPDEVALVQAVVNQVAIAKNQADLFERTEMAAAEARAKAIALEQALRELRLTQTKLVQQEKMSSLGQLVAGVAHEINNPVNFIYGNLAHTEDYSRDLLRLVALYRDFYPDLEQPIADLIEEIDLDFLMIDLPKMLDSMKLGAERIKEIVQSLRIFSRMDEAEMKVVNIHEGLDSTLTILNGRMKPKNNRLGIEVTREYGTLPEIECYAGQLNQVFMNILVNAIDTLEERDQQRSMAEMQANPSRIRIMTERRGEQAIIRIQDNGLGIPQEVQQRLFDPFYTTKPVGKGTGLGLSISYQIVTEKHGGTLICDSTPGAGSTFEITIPLWQPNAPS
- the panB gene encoding 3-methyl-2-oxobutanoate hydroxymethyltransferase, coding for MALRIQQLQQWKQQGRPIAALTAWDWLWARLLDRAGVDLLLVGDSLAMVALGYKTTLPLTLDQMIHHAAAVARGVESALVVVDLPFLTYQASEAEAIASAGRILKETGAQAVKLEGGYPEMAATVARLVRSGIPVMGHVGLTPQSVNQLGYRQQGRSPAEGDRILAEALALEAAGAFAIVLEHVPATLAERITRELTIPTIGIGAGNACDGQVLVTADLLGLSDQTPPFAKTYADLGAAVIAAAETYCQEVRSGQFPPAPLPAAAQTHQSIGS
- a CDS encoding D-alanine--D-alanine ligase family protein; translated protein: MSNPLRIGLLFGGRSGEHEVSIRSAAAAARALQADSNRDRYQVLPFYLQKDGLWQGPAVAQGVLESGQPLPSDDRPVDRAALWQFPPEASTVDVWFPTLHGPNGEDGSVQGLLQLMQVPWVGSGVLGSAAGMDKIAMKMLFAQAGLPQVAYRLVTRSEVWSNPCVFPKLCDQLEADLGYPCFVKPANLGSSVGIAKARSRAELEAALDSAASFDRRIIVEAAAGGKPREVECAVLGNDQPIASVIGEITFESEFYDYDTKYSDGAADLVIPAALPAPVVDRLQTMAKEAFLALDCAGLARVDFFYVEATGEIFLNEINTLPGFTATSMYPQLWEATGIPFPELVHRLVTLAIERHTVAQGAQ
- a CDS encoding sensor histidine kinase; amino-acid sequence: MIAKSRTVLQSSPPQDPWSRPQSAARGNWSRRLADLTIGKYQRLLNHFSRDWSIARKVCWASGTAIFTAILGTSVGLFVGNRYAVQTVAEIRAADIRQEELAHFADDWMVILNYPFESLYLLRYPSQFQDRQRQHLDKLAELRRELVEFSVTMKDKEDGIDAAQWQQLMNRLNESMRHYQRFASPLLQSLTLRPGYTTQEYEVAHQTLVNFLVSDSYRSFYLELNSIHQELLTVAEKVEEQENIGTDQLQEIRQIQALIVGGSLFVSLLLGIFLSLMAGKTITTPLLELTETVQKVTTENNLKLRASITQEDRTTADLSMAFNQLVEWADLYMSELHQAQSRLVHSEKMSSLGKMVAGIAHEINNPAGFVYSNLYHAKNYAQELQALVALYQEAYPNPPQHLQEAIQESDLEFIQGDLDRVFSSMEVGTGRIRDIVKSLRVFSRLDEAEFKTIDLHESIESALTILGYRLREQNERPEIQIVRDYGPVPPIDCFAGQLNQALMHLLTNAIDALDERDRSRSYQECLNQPSQIRIATALSDSEHLTITIADNGPGIPEAIQPKLFDPFFTTKPVGMGTGLGLSITYQIVVEHHRGQLICRSTLNRGTEILVVLPIHRANS